The Mangifera indica cultivar Alphonso chromosome 19, CATAS_Mindica_2.1, whole genome shotgun sequence nucleotide sequence ataatatttttttttttctgcaaaaACGTAAGACTTTTACAACAACTAAATTATAGAATtcctaagttttttctttataattttttttcaaatatacatAGATTTTACTCCATGATTTTGACCATTCTAAAAAGGGATTAATATTTTTCTGATTCTTGAGTAGTCTTTCCTTTCTTTGGCTGACAATCTAGCTTTGCAGGCTTATGATCAGCATTTAAATATGATACTTGGGGATGTTGAAGAAGTTGTTACTACCGTTGAGATTGATGATGAAACTTATGAAGAGATCGTTCGGGTAtcttttaatcttaaatttctTGTCCTGCATTTCTTATTGTGTTATTATCTGCTGTAGAAGCTATACAATCAAAGTAGAAACACTGTGTTCTGCATTGAAGAGGAATTTCCCCTACATGATCACATATCTCATTGCCTGAAAATTCAGTATGACCTTTTCCATATGTTAATGCATCCTGAGAAATTTGTCTTGTctcaattgaaataaaaaactcggattttgacttgttttatgtttttggataCCAACTTTATTGAACGTGTTTCTTCTCTTTCAGACCACGAAGCGCAATGTTCCATTTCTCTTTGTAAGAGGTGATGGAGTCATACTGGTCTCTCCTCCATTAAGGACAGCTTGATTTTCTAATGTAGATTTGCACATCACCTGTCGCATATTAATTACTTTGGTGCTGTCCCTTGTTTTATCCTTTCCAATCTGAAATGTTTCCAGCTGATCACATATTTGCTAGAATAGACTTTAATGAATCTGTATTTGTTACTATCAGAATCTTGTTACAGAAAATCGAATGATGGATCACtttgtaattgttttattaCCTGCCGTAGTTTTTGTTTGCAGTGATGGTTATATGCAGGCCTGGCTACTGTTTGTAAAACCAACTCATCTTTTAGTAAAACCTAGCTTTTATTCATAAGTTTTCATTCATAAATCGGTTTCAGTCCTGTCTGCGGTTGCAGTTTCGGCATTTGTAGCTTCTTTCGTTTACTATATTGATATGTGGAGGGGCAGGGTGAAGTCAGATACTCTAGACAGAGATGTGCCCAGCAGATGAAATTCTTTCAGTCTCAAGTTACCCTGTTTGACTCTTTATCTTTTCATAGGCAAGACCAACTAGTATTTCCAAAGAAAGGAGCATCTGGCATAGGCAGCAAGCCTCGGGAATCTCCGTATGATCGGTTCATTTTTCACATGTAGGTCCCTCTGCAGCAAAGAAAAGATGGTATGGCCGGTTGGCTTCAGTAAGCCCCCCAATATGTATATACTATTTAGATTCAAACACGTGTATCACAAAGTACTTGGTAGAGAGAACATTCCAAACTGAAATCACATTCAAACTAAGTTTTATCAAACTTTAGCTCCAATGAGTCCAAAAAGAGTTTGATTCaagtgaaataattttaaacgtGAGACTTAGGATTGTTTGGCTCGATAAATTTGTTAACCCAAAGAAATTTTGATACTAatcaatgatattatattaattaatatatattaaaacagtattatttttaattatttttgtttagttacaatattaaatcaagtttaaagcTCAATTCACATtagaattcaaatcgaatttgagcTCTTCTCAAATAACCCAAACTCAAATATCTTAGAGACGACAAATTGGAGCTTGACTTCGAGTTTGactttattcaaatcaaactgaatttaagtttaagtgaattcaaacttggtttaatttaaatctaacttACACCTAATGTGGGATTTCCAATGGAAAGAAAATGATAACATTCAATAAAATGTTTCAACCAAAATACAACAATTAAGAAATTTCATTTTGGCAAAAATTGTTGGTCAACACACTAACATTTATCTATGCCTATGCCGGGAAAAACTAGGGGATCCTGTTGGTTGTGCACTTCTGTAATTTCTACTTGGAGAATCCATTCCTCCATGGGGTCTGCTTAACGCATTCATTGAACCTTGGAAGGGCACATATGCAACTTTAGCTGATTCCGGCAACGAGATCGACTCCACAAAGCATGCTGTATTGATACGAGTCCTCTCCAGTTCGGCTTGAAGCAACTCGGAGCTATACTGCTGTGCAAGAGCCTGCAGCATACCACAACCATTGTGTCAGCACAGCATACTAAGGGACAATACATCAAATTCGTTTATTGCATAAATATATGTAGGTATCATCTGTGGATTTATAATTGATACTCTTGTGCTTCTACGTGAGCATACTGcaagaacattttaaatgagGATGAAGATTCTTACAATCAGATCATCTGGAGACACAGTCATCCCTGGCTGTCTTTCATCTGCTTCTTCACTGCCACGAGTTGGCCGGCGATGATGGCCTGGATTCTCCATAGCCTCAGAAACACTCTCAGTGGCCTTCTCCAATAGCATCCCTTGAAAAGACTTGAGAGATTCCATTGCAACAAGCGTAAGATATGGATTTAGTATCACCTCAAAGTATTCAAGCTGCAGAAGACATGTCAGAAGAAATTAGCcacaaagaaataataaagagctatctattttaagtacacaaatgagtatacatttatatgtgtcatctaGTGATTGAGttttactttatccttaattcaaaatcattcaatcacatgatgaaagacatcaaatatgtacccatttatatattcaaagtagatacgtactattttattataaagtaaaaacaaaatcatcttAGTAAAGGGGTCAAACAAGTAATAATTGTGTTTTTAATGCACTATCACCTAGGAAGTGTAACActcaataaaacaatgtgtacTTATAATGACTACCAATTTAGGTtatcaataatgatgtgttactatataattggatgattttgaatcaagaaTAAAATACCATTCGAAAGACagataatgacacatcattattgataCACAAATTGGTTCTCATTATAAGTGTATATTACTAGTGTAACAATTTCGTTGCTCTTTGTAAACATGAAGTTTACCagtataattcttttaaaatatctaaaCCTGCAAAATTTACATGGAACTTCTCATTGTAGTGTTCGAGTGATATCAGCAACAAGGAACTCCAAGTAAATAAACTGTTGACTTTAATATATCTTTGAAAGAGATTATGGAACATCATATATTACCTCAAGCATGAGCTGACAGAAGCCATTTGCATCAAGTGACTTGAGATCTTTGGATTTGTGTTCGTCAACAAGGCTAAGAAAAGTATCAATCAGGCCTTCCACAAGAATGCCAAGTGTCTTGTCCAAGAGAGGCTTAGCACCAGCAAAGACCTGTGATAAGAACTAAACAGCTTAACCAGAGGTAAGAAAGCTATTATGTATACAGCTCATAAGATACAAAAGACATACCTCTGCATGAACAGCTACTAGAGTGTGCAACAATTCAACAGCTACATCACGCACACCCTGCAAGATATCAGCATTTTAAAGGTGCTTCaatataaagtaataataaaattatgcatacctatcttgaatacataaataagtgcACACTTgatgtgtgtcatcatataattagataacccaatcatataatgatatacataaatgtatactcatttgtgtactcaaagtgagTATGCATAGTATTGTGCATAAAGTAAAGTGATATCAAAAGAAAGTAAGTAACCAAGCATGCAATCACTAATTCCTCACTTTGACTGCAGGTGCCGCTCCCCATTGGACATTAGAATCCAACAAAAAAGTTGTGGCTGCAGATCTGATCAAATTTGCCTGCAGTGAGATGCAAAATTTCAGATGAGCCAGAATGTCCAAAAAAGCACTGCATAAGAGTATATTACTTCTATTTGAGTATAAAACTACCCCATTATTATTCCCAAAACAAGTCAAAGATTAGGACCTTTTTCAGCAAGTCATTCGCTATAATTGACCCACACCATCTAAATGGGGAAGAgaaaacagaaagaaagaaCATTGGCTTTTAATTTCACTTTATATAGTTTAGTTCCATGATTTCTCACTATGAAATGCGAGCAAGAAATATTGCTTTAGGTTGAGgctcaaatttatatttaaccaCCAGTAGCATATGAAGTGCAGATGGCTAGTGTCCTAAAGAAGCAACTGGCGACAGAAACTAGCTTAATAAgcagaaaattataatttctcactATGATACCAATTTTGCAAATGATAGAAATTAAATTCTGAATTTTACATAACATTAACATGATAATTCCATCCAATTTCATTGTTAATGAGCTCATCTTAATCAATtcatttaacagaaaaaaaggcaataaaaatatgttgcaCTCAATCtgaaaatgagttaaaaaaGTTTATGAATGTTCAGTCTCCATAACTTCTGAAGAACCCAAATAGAAATATAGAGAACAATGGATTAATGAATCAGCTACCATGAAGCTAACTATTTAATATTGCATCAGATATAACAGCACCAGTAGAAAGGCTCAAATAAAGTATTCATGCAGCTCTCCTCCCATACTTTCTTGACTTCTTAGAAAACTTTGTTACATGACAAATTAGTTGTGACAGTAAACGCACCCAGCTGAATCATGTTTCAAGATACGTTGaccatttttttttgtttgactaCAGTAGAGATTGCTAATAAAGTGCGTTTTCCAAATAATTAATGTTTAGCACCccctaaataataaattagatttgGGTTTTTTATATCCTACTACACCATATAAAGCTACTTGACTACCCTTTGCACTTCAATCCAGTGAAAAACACAGATAATATTCATCAAGAACTGccaccaaaaatcaaaaactttaTTAAGCTAAGCAGCCCCATGTGTGCATCAACATTGTTAACATTACCTTTGCAAATGTATAGTGTTCAAGAACCTTCTCTTCAAGTCCAGAGAAACACATCACTAAATCTTGTATATCAGTCTCCTCGTTATCATTTTCCCTAAAGCAGTGAACAATGAAAGCATGGTAATAACAGTCATCAGTAGATAGACTACATGATAGAATTACCCACATTTTGAAGCACaagtaacaaaaatataatgcaAACCTTTTGTAACTGGGCCTATGCAGGAACTTGCAGAAAgagaatattttcttaaaataattagttaaaaGTAGGACCTAGAGGAACGGGCTAGGGTAATTACACCAGACATGCATCAGATGGGGCCAAAGCTTGTCCAGATTGACATCCCTTTATAATAAATTCTAGTCTAACAAGACAATCGGATCAACTAAGAAAGTAGGAGTGGATTAGAGAATTTTGGATTAATCCTCAAGATGACTCCAATTCCTTGCGCTTAGAATGACATCatcattgaatttgatttcataatattatatgttaatttcatcaaataacATCATCAGTAGTCTGTGCTACTAAGCAAATCACAATGACCAATAAATGACAtgtaaaagatttaaattatggAATTACACAAGACTTAATAGATATGCCAATACCACATATCCCAAATATCTTATATGATTGAAGAAATGAAAAGTTAAGAAACCACCTGACCAAAAAGCTTAAactatgaaattttaatatgccCCATTTTCATGTAAAGTAAATTAAACCACAAACCCATATCCTGACAGAATAGATGGCAAAGGACCAAATCAAATTTACGAAGATACAAACATGTAGGTCTGTgtcatattttgatttgaaaaaaaaggtcATAGCTGCTATGTCCATCTTACAATATaacatctttaatttaaaataagattataaattCAACAAGATTCATCAACCGTAAACCTTGATAAAAGTTATGCTTTAATGATACAATAATGTATTACTATATAAACTGTTATCTAAAAATGATGTGCAAACATGTAGCTAATGATATTTTGGAAATGATGCCAATATTGAAAACAATGACTACCACAAAGAAAAATGCCATGCATATTCTGAAAGTTCTTcgaaaaaaaaggaaatgtgACAAGGAATTGACTATACCTAGACTGATGCCAGATATGTTTGTACTTATTGTACAGCTCAGACAATAATTCATCCTTGCAGTACCCAATATTGCTTAAGACAATCAGCAGACGTTGATGTGGATCAACAACACTTCCTGGGATATCAGACAACAACTCTCCATATGGTTGAGATGAATAACCATTTGGCAAAATTGGATTTTCGTTGGCTGATTTGTTTTGAGCAAGCTCATTGGCAACATTCTCTAAATGACCTGATTAATGTGCAAAAACGACAGTTCCAAACTTAACTGCAATTTATAATTGCTTCcaaaaataagacaaatttgTCAACAGTACCTGTGAACCGTAGGAAACAGTTCAAAAACGATAGTCTAATagattcttgaatttcttgaagcTGCGTAAACATATCTTCTGATTTTGTAGCCTGGCTCCTTAAAGACTGAATCATCCTAAAGGAAAAAGTAAAACAAGATGATTAGAGAGACGAAGGACAACTCTATCATCCCCAAAATGGAGGGGCAGGGATACGGTAGAGGAAACCAGTAAAATATGCTTACAACATGGGAGAACTTGCCTAGTTCCCAATTTCCAAAAATAGCAGTTAAACAAATGTT carries:
- the LOC123202670 gene encoding sm-like protein LSM3A, with protein sequence MATEEESAVKEPLDLIRLSLDERIYVKLRSDRELRGKLHAYDQHLNMILGDVEEVVTTVEIDDETYEEIVRTTKRNVPFLFVRGDGVILVSPPLRTA